AAGAAAGCGGCCCAAGAGCTACTGAGCAGGGTGCAAGCTAGCCAGCAGCAACTCCGCGTATGGACCCGGCAAGGTGACTATAATTCCGCTAGCTTTGCTGGATCTTTAGCAATAGTGAGGAACGGAAAACCATTCACAGATGGCGAGTATGCTAAAACGTTCATGCTGGATGTAGCCAATGAACTTTTTGATGATCTTCCGAACAAAGACAAGATAATCAAACGGATACAAGACATGCCTCTGTCGGCAAGAACTGTTCATGATCGTACCATCATGATGGCAAACAAAGTGGAGGAAACGCAAGTGAAGGACATAAATGCAGCGCCGTTCTTTTCCCTGGCTTTGGATGAGTCAACAGACGTGAGCCATTTGTCGCAGTTCAGCGTGATTGCAAGATATGCTGTTGATGACACACTGCGCGAAGAAAGTCTTGCTGTTCTGGCAATAAAAGGGTCCACAAGAGGTGAGGATTTATTCAAGTCTTTCATGGAGTTTGCTCAAGAAAAAAATCTACCTATGGATAAACTTCTCTCAGTGTGTACTGATGGTGCTCCGTGTATGGTGGGGAAAAACAAAGGATTTGTGGCGCTTCTTCGTGAACATGAAAATAGACCCATCCTAAGTTTCCATTGCATTCTACACCAGGAGGCACTTTGTGCTCAGATGTGTGACGGGCAGTTTGGCGAAGTGATGTCGCTGGTCATTCGTGTGATCAACTTTATTGCTGCCCGAGCCTTAAATGATCGCCAGTTTAAAACACTGCTGAAAGAAGTTGGAAATAACTATCCTGGTCTGCTTTTGCACAGCAATGTGCGTTGGTTGTCAAGAGGGAAGGTGCTTAGCCGTTTTGCGGCTTGCCTGAATGAAATCCAGACTTTTCTTGAAATGAAAGGCATCGAGCATCCTGAGCTAGCCGAAACTGAGTGGCTCCTCAAGTTTTACTATCTTGTAGATATGACTGAACATCTGAACCAGCTCAACGTGAAAATgcaaggcattggaaatacagtGTTATCCCTTCAACAAGCTGTGTTTGCTTTTGAAAACAAGCTAGAGCTCTTCATTATGGATCTTGAAACAGGTCGTTTACTACATTTTGAAAAACTGAGCCAGTTTAAAGATGCATGCACAGCAAGTGAGCCCATTCAAAACTTTGATCTCCACCAGCTAGCTGGCTTCACATCCAGTCTCCTACAGTCCTTCAAAGCACGCTTTACAGAATTTCGTGAGCACGCTCATCTTTTTAAGTTCATCACCCATCCAACCGAGTGTTCACTGAACACAGCCGACCTGAGTTACATTGCTGGTGTCTCCGTCAGAGATTTTGAAGCAGAAGTGGCTGACCTGAAGGCCTTAGACATGTGGGTGAATAAGTTCAAGTCACTGAATGAAGATTTGGAAAGAATCACACGACAGAAAGCGGAGTTGGCGAGCAAGCACATGtggacagaaatgaaaaaacttcaacccGAAGACCAGCTGATTCTCAAAACTTGGAACGCGCTTCCTGTCACATACCACACACTGCAGCGTGTGAGTATTGCTGTGTTGACCATGTTTGGATCTACGTATGCATGTGAGCAGTCATTCTCACATCTTAAAAACATCAAGTCCAATCTGCGATCACGTTTAACGGATGAAAGTCTCAACGCTTGCATGAAGCTTAACCTCACCAAGTACCAACCAGACtacaaagacatcagcaaatccATGCAGCACCAGAAGTCGCATTAATGGTGAGTATTATAAcaacattatttaaaagaataaattCAGAGGCGTTTTATACTGACATTTAGTTGAattcacttttaaaatatattatatggctCTCACTGAAATAAATTTCCAAATATTTTGCTTTCATGGCTCTCTTAGTCAAAAAGGTTCCCGACCCCTGGGTTAGGGCTTCGTGAGGAGATGAGGATGTTCCTCATCTCCTCAAGAGGTTCCACAAAATACTTCCTGATAAGACAGCATTCCAGAATGGCaattaaagaggacctgtcattaAACCAGTAACCTGGCCTGAGTTAAGTAATTATCGCAGAAGTTATGCATACGCTGATTTGCAGCCAGAGTTCTACAAGAAGCTTCTTTCGGTCTGCAGACCTCAAAGAGCAGGCAGAGACTTTAAGCTGAGTGAGTTCAGTTcccaaaatgaaagcaaaaatgaTTATAGTGCCTAAAACTGTAAGCTTTAATCCATGAGTGGGATTAAACTGTTTCTGGTAATACATACCACAGTTAACTTAAAAGTAGTTTCAAACCATTCAGTTGGAATTGGTAAAGATACTGGGGGTGGAGAGGTCATAAATCCATGACTGCCTTAAACCAGAAACCAAAATAAACAAACCAAACTTCTATTAAAAAGTAATACAAAACATGTTTTATGGGTCTTAGTTCTCACAATGctgattacatttttatatattaatggtAGATGGAGAATCTGGTTATGGATCTCCAGGATGTAAACATGTTCTTTTCATAACTGAGAATGCTTCAACGCATAAAACATTGTGGCCCTCATGTGCAAATGAGTCCTAAGCCGAATTCTCCGAAAAGTTAGTACTACACAGAATTTACAGCAGGCAGATATAATTGGATCGAATTTGGAGTACA
The nucleotide sequence above comes from Mixophyes fleayi isolate aMixFle1 chromosome 6, aMixFle1.hap1, whole genome shotgun sequence. Encoded proteins:
- the LOC142095344 gene encoding protein FAM200C-like, which gives rise to MAKRKKDDEYRIFRDEWTEEFAFVERAGSAVCLICNDKIASMKRSNVKRHFDTRHATFASKYPAGDSRKKAAQELLSRVQASQQQLRVWTRQGDYNSASFAGSLAIVRNGKPFTDGEYAKTFMLDVANELFDDLPNKDKIIKRIQDMPLSARTVHDRTIMMANKVEETQVKDINAAPFFSLALDESTDVSHLSQFSVIARYAVDDTLREESLAVLAIKGSTRGEDLFKSFMEFAQEKNLPMDKLLSVCTDGAPCMVGKNKGFVALLREHENRPILSFHCILHQEALCAQMCDGQFGEVMSLVIRVINFIAARALNDRQFKTLLKEVGNNYPGLLLHSNVRWLSRGKVLSRFAACLNEIQTFLEMKGIEHPELAETEWLLKFYYLVDMTEHLNQLNVKMQGIGNTVLSLQQAVFAFENKLELFIMDLETGRLLHFEKLSQFKDACTASEPIQNFDLHQLAGFTSSLLQSFKARFTEFREHAHLFKFITHPTECSLNTADLSYIAGVSVRDFEAEVADLKALDMWVNKFKSLNEDLERITRQKAELASKHMWTEMKKLQPEDQLILKTWNALPVTYHTLQRVSIAVLTMFGSTYACEQSFSHLKNIKSNLRSRLTDESLNACMKLNLTKYQPDYKDISKSMQHQKSH